The Nitrospirota bacterium genome contains a region encoding:
- a CDS encoding right-handed parallel beta-helix repeat-containing protein, whose amino-acid sequence MKTEPPLNPLGGKTLIVDANDADAYPRPSAALLDAGEQDQVFVRPGIYEDKVFVTGRPIHLVGAGRDDVQIFSRRGGPLYLQQVPSGRISGITFRYVGSDQNSAMNLLDSSCTVTQCRATEGILSGVVIYGPQSRLTFVGNEVCGNRESGIFVFAGAQPRIADNVCRGNHHFGIAVRDSGSHPELVRNQCRENMLSGILLFHHAEALLVDNTCSENQHWGIVMTPDSHPTPGQEALDTSNILAPNPRGTLIVTDQPLGDIGR is encoded by the coding sequence ATGAAGACCGAGCCTCCGCTGAATCCACTCGGTGGAAAGACCTTGATCGTCGATGCGAATGACGCTGACGCCTATCCGCGACCCAGTGCGGCGCTTCTCGATGCTGGTGAGCAGGATCAGGTGTTTGTTCGTCCAGGGATCTACGAGGACAAAGTCTTTGTCACGGGGCGGCCGATACATTTGGTCGGCGCCGGGCGAGATGATGTGCAGATTTTTTCCCGTCGTGGGGGACCGCTCTATCTCCAGCAGGTCCCCAGTGGGCGCATCTCCGGCATCACGTTTCGATATGTCGGAAGTGACCAAAATTCCGCGATGAACCTGCTCGACTCCTCTTGTACGGTGACCCAGTGCCGTGCCACGGAGGGTATTCTCTCCGGTGTGGTGATTTATGGACCGCAATCACGACTGACATTTGTCGGAAATGAAGTTTGTGGCAACCGGGAATCTGGGATATTTGTGTTTGCCGGAGCACAGCCGAGGATTGCCGACAATGTCTGCAGGGGCAACCACCATTTCGGCATTGCGGTCCGCGATTCAGGGAGCCATCCTGAGCTCGTCAGAAACCAATGCCGTGAAAACATGCTGAGCGGGATTCTCCTCTTCCATCACGCGGAAGCGCTTCTCGTCGACAATACCTGCAGTGAGAATCAGCATTGGGGGATTGTGATGACTCCCGATTCTCACCCGACTCCCGGTCAGGAGGCGCTCGACACCTCAAACATTCTTGCCCCCAATCCGCGAGGAACCTTGATCGTAACAGACCAGCCGCTGGGTGACATCGGGCGGTGA
- a CDS encoding GGDEF domain-containing response regulator produces MIKVLLVEDNDVDAQLTQDLLSEWSIEEFRVTRAKTLGEGLALLGRDRFDAVLLDLSLPDAFGLPTVRQVHATSPTIPVVVLSGVSDQSLALQAVQQGAQDYLVKGQGHPELLARAVRYAIERKRTEERLTYLAQYDHLTGLVNRSLFRDRLIQAMARSKRLQQPIGLMLLDLDRFKAVNDTFGHDMGDDLLKAVSERLKTCVREVDTVARMGGDEFTIILEGVSSDQNILVVAKRIAESIATPFELQDHHISIGVSIGVTIYPHDDHPVDELLKHADTAMYRAKQQGGNSFHLHEVVEAQVPNLPA; encoded by the coding sequence ATGATCAAAGTGCTCCTCGTCGAAGACAATGATGTCGACGCGCAACTCACGCAAGATCTCCTGTCTGAATGGAGCATCGAGGAATTCAGAGTCACTCGAGCGAAAACGCTGGGAGAAGGACTTGCGCTACTCGGCCGTGACCGGTTCGACGCTGTGCTCTTGGACCTATCGCTCCCGGATGCCTTCGGTCTCCCGACTGTCAGGCAAGTCCACGCCACAAGCCCAACAATCCCGGTCGTCGTTCTAAGCGGTGTAAGCGACCAAAGCCTTGCACTTCAAGCCGTTCAACAGGGGGCGCAAGATTACCTCGTCAAAGGGCAGGGTCATCCCGAGCTGTTAGCTCGTGCCGTTCGTTATGCGATTGAACGAAAACGCACAGAAGAACGCCTGACCTACCTCGCGCAGTACGATCACTTGACCGGATTGGTGAATCGTAGCCTCTTTCGTGATCGACTGATTCAAGCCATGGCTCGAAGCAAGCGACTGCAACAACCGATTGGCCTCATGCTCCTCGATCTCGATCGGTTCAAGGCCGTGAACGATACCTTCGGGCACGACATGGGAGACGACCTGCTTAAAGCCGTATCGGAGCGTCTCAAGACCTGTGTGCGTGAAGTCGATACTGTGGCCAGGATGGGTGGAGACGAATTCACCATTATCCTAGAAGGCGTTTCCTCTGACCAGAATATCCTGGTGGTGGCGAAACGCATCGCGGAGTCGATCGCCACGCCGTTCGAACTACAGGACCATCACATCTCCATCGGGGTCAGCATTGGTGTGACGATTTATCCGCACGACGATCATCCCGTCGACGAATTACTGAAGCATGCCGACACGGCAATGTATCGAGCGAAACAGCAAGGCGGCAACAGCTTTCACCTACACGAAGTCGTTGAAGCGCAGGTTCCGAATCTCCCCGCATAA